The following are encoded together in the Lactuca sativa cultivar Salinas chromosome 1, Lsat_Salinas_v11, whole genome shotgun sequence genome:
- the LOC111891904 gene encoding pollen-specific leucine-rich repeat extensin-like protein 1, giving the protein MQAALGEVEKPAKRGKKAVVKKEATEESSSKPTKAKKWKADKGDSSAPKKVKKMARRKRTPSPSHSEQKQEQSAGEEEEKQHDGSPRGNTPPRPPTPVEVVDDSVPTPPSSPPKTTVQDSVPAPPVSQPASTIASPPPVTSPIITASIPTPIFSKATFTTTPIITFTTDSSVNVNTSDVGAKTEEPPKVTTEPISQTLSDDSNPIFGGAKFKFDFTYYRTY; this is encoded by the coding sequence ATGCAAGCTGCATTAGGCGAGGTGGAGAAACCTGCAAAGCGAGGAAAGAAAGCAGTTGTCAAGAAAGAAGCAACCGAAGAGTCCTCTTCCAAACCAACTAAGGCAAAGAAATGGAAAGCTGACAAGGGTGATTCCTCTGCACCAAAGAAAGTCAAGAAAATGGCTCGCAGAAAACGAACTCCTTCACCTTCACATTCCGAACAAAAACAAGAGCAGTCTGCAGGTGAAGAAGAGGAAAAGCAACATGATGGTTCACCTAGGGGTAATACACCTCCTAGGCCTCCAACTCCGGTGGAAGTTGTCGATGATTCTGTTCCTACACCCCCTTCATCTCCACCCAAGACAACAGTTCAAGATTCGGTTCCAGCTCCACCTGTATCTCAACCTGCTTCTACAATTGCTTCACCACCACCTGTTACTTCTCCCATCATCACTGCTTCAATACCAACTCCTATTTTCTCCAAAGCAACCTTCACTACAACACCTATCATCACCTTTACCACAGATTCTTCTGTCAACGTCAACACATCTGATGTGGGGGCGAAGACTGAAGAACCCCCTAAAGTCACAACCGAGCCAATTTCCCAAACTCTTTCTGATGATTCTAATCCAATTTTTGGAGGAGCTAAGTTTAAGTTTGATTTTACTTACTATAGGACCTACTGA